TACAGGTGACAGGTGGGTGGTCTACAGGTGATGGATGGGTGATCTTCAGGTGACAGGTAGGGAGTCGGCAGGTGACAGCTGGGGGTCTGCTGCTGGGCTTGTTTTGCAATCAGGGGATCTCGGTCAGCTGCCTGTGAAATGCTTCTCTCTGCGTGCAGCAAGTTTCAGGGGGACAAACCGCTCTGATCGCAGCTAATCAACCATGATACAAAGAACGGGGGGCTGGAGGGTCGAGGTCTGGCCTGGTCCCAGATAAACCAGGGGTTGTCTTGGGTCTCAGGGGGGTCCTGAGGAGGAGTGGGCAGGGGTTTCTTCGAAGTCATTTGGGATGGAGGTTCTTTGCACTAAGTCGTCTCCTGGGCTATTTCAGAAAACCAAGGGTTTGTGGGGGGTTCTCCATTGTCCCTGATTTCTGGGGGCACAGGCTCAGGTAAAACCTCAGAGGCGACCACACACAGTGGTGCTCACTGGTCTGGCCATTTCCTAGAAGGGCCCACAGCTGCTTGAGCTCTGGCTCTGAACCAGAAAGTGCGCCCACGTCCGTTCCTCTGTCCTCACGGCTGCTCCTCGCGGTAGGCTCGGCCTCGCCAGGGAGGAAATGGAGCCCCGCCAGGATTCACTCGCTCCAGCTGTGCCAGCACCGGGCCCTGGTCCCTGGTGGCCACACCACATGAGGCGTTTACCCTGAGGTCTCAGCCCCTATGTCGAGGCAACACACGCTCGTCAGAGAGCAGCAACTGTGGTGAGGAGCTCCGAATGACACTGAGTAGGTCACACAGTCACAATGAGAACTTATCTCGATGCCCAAGGGCTCCGCCGTGTCACCCTCCACCCGAGTGGCTCTCGGCCTCTGTCACATTCTGAGCAGTGTGCTCTGGGCCCGTTCCTGGGGAACACGTGCTCTTCCTCTGGGGCCGGCTTCGCCCTGACTGCTGCGCCCACGTCCACGGAGCCGGAAGCTCCTCTGATGTGTCACCAGCAGAACACGAATTCCAAGCTGTCGCAGAGTGAATTTCAGCTGGAAATCGGAACTCCACATGCATTTGCAGGTTTCAGGGTGCAGCTGAGAACCGCAGGTTTGTGTCCTCACCCACCAGAGCTTTTCTGCTTTTAGCCCCTTGGGGTGGGAAAGCCACCTAGAGCACAGTGTGTGGTCCGTGTCATCCAGAAGAGGGGACGTGGCCTGTCACAGTtaagggggtggagggtggcagGTGCCCCAGCTCCACGTGCTTCCTAACGCAGAGCTGGCCGTCGTGGCCTTCGCGCCCCCCCACCGCATCCCACGAGCAGCGCCCAGCCCTCTCTCGCGGACACCCGGACCTTGAGTCCTGACCTGGCAATCTGCATTTTTGACACGCTCCCCAGGGGATCCGGACGTGGGACTCGCTGTTCTGGTATACAGAGTGAGAACCAGGGAAGGGAAATCAGAGCCCGCACAGGGCTTCACTAAGGAGATCTCACAACAGACACGGGCGGGTCTGCTGCACGGCCAGGTGTGGGGGCCCCTGGACCACCGAACACGTGAGCAGCAGCACAGGCTCACTCCAGGGCGCCAACGCACCGGCTGGTGACCTCTCGGACTTAGAGAAGTTCCTTTgtttgcagggggtggggggagcacaAATTTACTTATTTCCTGATTTGCATCTATGTCCTGAGGAGCAGACAATGAACAGTGAGCTCCCTGTGGATGAGATGTTCCTCTGTGAAAAAAGGAACAGTCGAGACAGCGAGACCGACCAGAGGGGGAGCCAGAACCGGGTGGGAGATGCCCACGCTGGGCCCCTCTTTGTGAGCCCAGCCGTGCgggagggacagaggagggggaggaggggaaggacagGAGGAGACAGCGGGAACTGACGTCCATAAAGAACCAAAGCCTCTCATCTGAGAGGGACCCTCAGCATGCGTGACTCTCCAGACGGGGCTAGACCCTGAGCAATGTGCTCGAATACTGGAGTCAGAATAAACACAGAAATCCGTTCAAACTCTGCCACATCCTGGTGTGCCCTGCTGAGGGACCCGAAGAGCTCACCTTCGATCTCACGGATGGAGGAGGAGGCCAGGACTGGCCCTCGACACCAAGGCCATCAGTGGCCGAAGGAGACACTGACATCCAGGTGGCCTGTGTCCACGGAGCTCGGTCACAGGGTTGGAGTGTGGTGCCCGTCCTCCAGCGAGGCCCCCTCCATCTGTCCCTCAGCCCACTCGGGGacacagccctgcctctgccccgacagtccgctgggctggcccccgctTCCAGGATGCCTTGCTCCCCACCtgacctcctccctcaggcccacTTCTTCTGCCCTACACAGGCCATCCCACTCAGGCCACCTCGGAGACACGCACCCACCTCCCAGACAAGCCTCCAAGGGAATCTAAGGTCAGTGAACGTCCCCGGGGCCGAGAGGAAAACCCGCCCGAAGGAAGAGGGCTAGGGTCGGGGTCCTGCCTAGCTCTGAGGTCACCACAGGGGAATAGGTGACATGTCCGGatgtctctggcctcagtttctcgtCCATAAGACGGGGACAGTTGGAAGTCCCGCTCGACAGGGCCGTTGCTTGGGTAGAGTGAGGGAGGCCTGTGGCTGACTTGGCCCAGGGTGCGGAGCCCCACATCATCCAAGGACCGTCCCACCGGCAGCCCAGGGGCAATTCTGCCTCCTCTGGCTCCTCGCTCACCTcagtccctcccagcccctgctcgGCACGTTGGCCTGTGACAGGGACATGGCGATGGGAcagggaaggggccagccctgctgacacctccgGGTGGATGTGCTTTTTAGGCTGGGGCGCTGGGGTGTTGGGGCGGCCTGGGGCGGGGGCCCTGCTGCCCCATGGAGTGGCCCTGGGTGTAGCCTGGAGCATCTCTGGGTGTCCGTGGTGGAAGCTAGGTACCTTCCAGGGTGGCACCAGGTGGCACGGTCCACACTGGAATCCATGAGTGCAGACTCTCCCCACTGCTTGCCTGAGCGACAGATGTTAATGGAGACCGGAAGCACGTCCCTTTCATGCCTCAAGACTTTTCCCCTGAAAAAGATACTTAAAATGCTAATAACAGATGGACGGTCGTAATTTGACACGGATGAAGGCTGAGGgcctctctgcttcttcctgtttctcgcctcccccagctctggagGAGGCGAGAGAGCTACCCAAACAGAGTCCAGGCTTGAGCTCCAACCGCCTGAGCCAGGACACACTAACGTCCTAGTTGACGAGGAGGGAAGCCAGTGGGGACCCGGCCACTAAGAGCCACTGGCAAAAGGGGTGCCTTCCCCTCTGTGGCCCTGCCAGCCACCAGTGGCCGGAGCAGACGCCTGCAGGCCCCAGCAGGCAAGCAAACCAAGGGAGTGGAGACAGAGGTGGCGGAGGGCCGCTCAGACAGCGCTGAAACAAGGCTCCTGCTGCGGTGGTGGGGGCCCGGCCGCCTCGCCCCTGCCGGGCTGCGTCGTCTGGGGGGTCTCCCGGACCACGCTGTGGCTGGTAGAGGTGAGGTGGGCCGAGGGCCTCTGCCGCTCCTCCGCCCCACACCGGCACAGCCTCCAGAAGGCTGCCCGGAACTTCCGGGACATGAGGCTGTAGACGACAGGGTTGATGGCGCTGTTGGCGTAGACGCAGGTGCGGCAGAACAGGAGGACCCAGGGGTCCAGGACAGGCCGGGCCACGAAGGAGTTGAGCAGCACGAGCGTGCGGTAGGGCAGCCACAGGACGGCGAAGAGCAGCACAACCACCACCAGCATCTTGGTGACCTGCGGGcagaggggggaggagggaggccaCGGAGCCGGCACACCGCGGGCTGGTGGCCGAGCAAATGCCACGGGAAGGTGAGCCGCGGCTCCTGCCCCGGGAAGTGTTTGCTGAGTGAGTGATGAGAATGTCGCCAGAATCATGAACTTCTCTGCATGTCTTCTGGGCACTGCGCTAACCCAGCGCGACGCTCCAAGCTGTGCAGTTGACAAGCCTGTGGAACATTCCAGGGCGTGAGCAGCCCCTGCCCTGAGACCCCCAAGGGCACCTGCACCCCAGACCTCTCAGACTGGACGCCTGGAGCCGGGTGCAGGAACCACGAAGCAGCAGGGAGGCCCAGGACGACACTGTGGTGGTGGTTGATGCTCTGCTGTCCCTCCGGACGGGGCTGCCATCGTCTCCCTTAGTGGACGAGGACGCAGAGGCACAGAGAACGGAGGGGTCACACAGCGCCCGCCAGTGCACCAGCTTCTCCCGCAGCCGTCTGCGCTCTCCGCTGTCTCGATGGCCCCTTCCAGCTCGGGTCATGTCGCTCTGGTTGGGACCACCCCCACCTGCACCCCATTCTGCTCTTTCAGCCCAGGAGTGAGTCACCAGACCCAGAAAGACAATCCTGTCGGGGGGGCAGAGAAACGAAGACCTGTCCCTGTGCCCCCCCCAAGGACTGTCTGCAGGGACCAAGGCTTCTCTGTGAGGGAGGGGGTCAGTAGGAAGGGGAGGGACACGTGTCCTGGCCACCTCAGCAGGGTGGCCACCAACCTGACCCAGGCAGGAAGCTTCCTGGGGACCCCAGAGCTGAGGGGTAGTCTCAGGGCTCCCCTCATCTGCTccagtccctgcccctccctgctgcaGCCTTCAGGGTGCTGAGGTAGCCAGTGAGAGCGTGGGTGCGAAACAGGCCTAATCAGATCCCAGCTCCCCACTCCtggctgtgggaccctggggagacagcctaacctctctgagcctccctttccCACTTGGAGCATCAGGATAATAGCAGTCTCCTTCCCGAATTGTGGTGAGGAGGATGCACCTGTGAAGTCATCACTCGCCTTTTCCCCAGGAAGGGTGACCATCTGTGTGCCCAGAGCTCCGTGCCTGGGGCGATGCTGCCCCCACGAGTGTGAACACAGAGAGCGCCACACTGCCCGCCCggctctgccctctctccctgtctctctccttctctctctgtctctgtttctctctccctgtctctctctgtctctgtctccctgtctgtctccctctctccctccacctcatCCCCGTTGCTCACGCACGGCTGCCCTCTCTGttcagctctctctctgcctcagtctccccgaGGGCCCACCAAGGTCAGCCTCAGGAGTCTGGGCATGCGTCTCCTGCTCCGTACCGGTGgggaccctgctgacacctgacACCAATGCTGTCCCTCCTCCGGGGCCCCCGCGATTTGCCCGCCCCCTCCCGGCAGAGCCAAGTGCATCTAGCCCCCAAGGCCCAGGTCCCACCACGGCTCCGTGCCCATCCTGAGGCACCAGGCTCCTGCGCCCAGACCTCAGCCTGCCGGCTCCCCTCTCTGGAAGCCTTTCCCAGAAGCCAGCTGCAGACTTCATTCAGTTATCACCGCAGCAAGGCCTTCCAGAACATTCCTTCTgcaccccctctccctcccagcttcctttctctcttcccttcctctgacAGAGGATCGCACTTGTCCTGCTCAAGCCCTGGGGGCAGGGTGTTTGCCGTGTCGTGTCCTCCGAGGCCCGGCGCCTGGAATGGGCACTCGGGAGGGACTCAGCGGACACTCGTTGGATGGACGACGAGTGCGGAGCTCGCATCCTCTCTCAGCCCATTTATGCCTCTGCcgcatctctggcctctgcccgCTGACCCCCCTCCATCTCCCTACCTGCCCCCCGCACCCGACCCCCAGGATACCTCACCCACCTGCTTCCGGGAGGACGGGAAGCCTCTAGACGCGGGGCAGCTGCCCCCCGTACCTCCGCCTGGCCCACGGGGCTGCCTCTCCGCAGTTCCTGCCCCCCGCCAGGTGTTGCTGCCCCCgcggtggggtgggtggggcagggagctgCGGAGCAGCATTCTCCCAATGAGCCCGTAGAGGACCGTGGCCGCCAGCAGCGGTGTGACGAAGAAGACGGCAAAGTCCAGCAGGTAGATGGGCAGGTAGAGGCTGCGGGACACCTTGTAGCCGCACTCCAGGCCCCGGCCCTCGCTGACGCTGAGGTCCACCAGGAAGAACCAGGCCAGGCAGTAGACGGACGTGACCCCCCACACGGCCGCGATGATCCGCTCGGCCCGGGCCACGGTGCACACGGTCTGCGCGCGCATCGGGTGGCAGATGGCGATGTACCTGCAGGCCACGCGGCGGCCCTGTTGACCCTGAGGGCAGGGTCTCGGGACCCACCCACCCCGAGTGAGTGGACCAAAGCAAGGACACCTGCCCCAGCTCAGCCAGTCAGATCCCCCATCTGGGGAGACTGGCCTGGGGACCCCATGGTCGACCTGGTCCTCTCATAGGAGAACTCAAAGGCCGTGAAGATTTGGGTAGCGAGGCGGTTTTGAGgcagccaccagggctggcagagcAAAGGGAGCCGGTGGTGAGAGGGGAGGGCGGTAGGCAGGTGGGAACATGCAGACTCTCCAGGACAAGTCCCCTGAGGCCCACCAGGCTCCACTGTGTCTGCTGCGGGCCCAGAGACCCTGTGCCCTTTCGAAGACCTTTGACCTCGCGCAAGTCTCCGTGGGTTTTCTGTTGCGCGCCTCCAAAGGTTGCTGACTGAGTCAGCCGACATCGTGCGCCCCCCACAGCTGGGCTCCCCCCACCACGCAGTGCCTAGACCCAGGTGGATGTGGGAGATGGAGGCCACTGGACCCCCGGCGGGCACAGCCAGGGACAGCCAGGACCAGGCCAGGGTTTGGACGTCAGGAGGCCTCAGTCGGTCCCTGTTCTGCATGGCCTGGACGCGCCACCTAGCCTCTGGGCCACCACTCCCAAGGCCAcgcagccaggaagtggcagagctgggtttgaacccagTCAGTGGGCTTCCAAGTCCACATGCTCAACCACAAGGCTAGACTGCCTGTTGGGTGTTAAAACCAGAGCTCGAAGAGACCCAAGGGATTGCCCAGTCCAAATGCCAACTTTCcggttggggaaactgaggcccagacaaaTGCTGGCATTTTCTAGCAAGTTAGCAGCAGAGTTGAGATGAGAACTCCACTTCCTGGCCAGGTTCTGCCAggttcccaccccagccccactctctGTAAGTGGGGAACAGAAATTCCCGCTCAGCCGGGCCTCAGTTTACCAAGGATCCTGTCCAGGAAGTCCTGGCTGCATCGCTTGGTGGTGAGAAACAGCACGCAGGTGAGGGCTGGGCCTACCTACCTCTCCACGGTGAATgccaggatggagcaggaggaggcgTTGATGCCCAGATACTGCAAGTAGGTGATGCCCAGGCAGCCAGCGTGCCCGTAGACCCACTGCCCGGCCAAGCTGTCAGAGACGTTGGGCAGCCCTGCAGCCACCAGCACGGTGAGGTCAGCCAGGGCCAGGCTGACCAGGTAGCAGTTGGTGGGCGTGGGCATGTCCCGCATGGTCAGCACCACCAGGACCACCATGGCATTGCCCACAATGCCCACCACGCACACCAGGAGCACCAGGAAGACCGCAACCATCTTATATTCGATCCGGTACAGGACAGCATCACCATGCGCCAGTGACACCCAGCTTGCTCccgttttccatggtggctgacCAGGCTCTGGGGGAGGTGAAAAGAGGGAGCTCCAGGAGGTGTCCGCCTCCATGGGGCTAGGTTCGCCCAGCTGCACGGTCTGTGAACACCTGCACCTCCCTCGAGCCAGGCCCCCAGGGACGCGCGGGGACCCCAGGCCTGCAGAGCGACTCCGCTTGGCCAGGCGAGGAGATGGGACAGGGCGTGCACGTTCTAGTCTCTGCCATTAATGGTATCAGCAAGTCCCTCTGCTGCAAACTCAGCTTCCCTAAGCATGAATACAGGTTACCATCGTCCTGAACGTGAGACAGAGGGGACGGCTAACGAGCTGAAATGCGCGTCAAGGCCCCTTGCCATTTGGGCGGCCAGCTGCCCCTTGTCATTTGGAAGTCACACGGCCTCTCTGAGCTTGGTGAGCGCACTGTGAGGTGGGGAGAACAGAGCCCCTGCTCCGCAGCGGGGTGGTAAGAATCTCGAAAAATGGTGAGGCACGGAAAGTTccaggcctggagcctggggaTGTTCAAAGTCTGGTATTTAATAGCAATATTAAGGCTTTGATCTCcctgagtctcagcttccccatctgtcagAGGGGACAAGAGCAGGAGCCCCCCGGGTGCTATGGGGAGTGAACCGACAGACACGCCAGGCCTTGCTGGATGCCCGTCTCGGTTTcccaggagcagagctggagcCCATAGCCACCTCCTGCCCAGAgaccccaggctgggccaggtCAGACTCTTGCTCCATCCCACTCTGGAAACAGCCCCGATGTCAGCCAGCCCCGCCACCTGTCATCCCTCAGAGGTGCCCCCCacacttcttctctcccttctcatgCTCCTGGGATGACGGCAAAAGGGGGTTTATTATGAGCTGATCAAGCCACTGAGTCATCTGCTCGATGAGTGGAGTCAAAGCTGGGACCGGGGCAGACACGTGAGGGCACGGGATGCACACGTacatgcacatgcgcacacacgtgcacaccacatacacacacataagacACaccacacaatacacacacacacacacacctctaccCTTTAACCCTGTTAGTGTCGCTGGCCTGAAGGGCCACATGTCAGCTCTCCTCAGAGCCCCAGCTGGTCCCCGGCAGCCCCGCCCTGTGCCCCCATTAGCCAGGCTGACTCCACACAACCTAGAGCGGGCGGCAGGATGCCCCTCTGTGCCGATGAAGCTGAGGCTGACGACCACCCACAGCCGGTCACTGGGCAGGGTGCTCAGCCCACTCCTGCGCATCCTGAGTGGCCAGTGGCCCCCCAGCCTCCACTGCAGCCCCCGCGGGGTGGGAACCAGGGCGCAGAattggggcagggctgggaaagAAGTGGTGGTCCCCAGGACGCTGCCCAGGCACctgcacacatgcatatgtagGCAACAGACGCACAACACACCTGCACATGCATGcaacacatagacacacacaaggACCCACACATGTGTGTGCAAATACACAACATGAGCTTGCTCACACCCCCATAACACAGGTGTATGTCCTGTAAAGACAACACACATCATCCACTCTCCATGCCCATGTGCACAAGTACACGGAACACACATTATATACCTCTACTCACCACACCTGCACACACCCCACACACGGACCCACACAGGCCCCGAGGCAGTCGCCCTCCTGAAATGAGCCTCCCTTTCTGTTTAGCCAAGGAGACGGTCACCCCAGGATCCCAGTGCGGCTGCTACGACCACCCCTAGAGGCCTCATTTCCCATCCAGCTGGCAAAGGCCGGCAGCCCAGGGGACTGAGTCTGGAGTTCTCACTGCTGCCCCTCCAGATGTGCGAGCCCCCTGCAGCCGGGGGCtcgccccacccctgcctcctcgGTGTCTCAGAGGACCCCTGTCCTGCCCACCTCCATCTCCGCCTCCTTCCTGCTCACCCGCCTCTCTCCACAGATCCTTCCTCAGGGTGGGGAGCGGGACCACtttctcccagcccccaggagaAACTTACAAGTGCTGGGAACTTACCAGGGAGGAGCTCGGcaccttcccccacctccttgcAGAGGGAGAcgaggagggaggggacacagTGCCCACAGCTCGTCATTCCACAGACGAAGTCTTCTCATTCTGCAGGCTGCAGTGCCGCACACATACGCGCGGTGTGCGTTTGCACAGACACTCACGGCCCCGCCAACTTCTCCCCACTCCCGCACGCCCCTCGCCCTCCTCTGCGTCAGCTGATGCAGCCTCCCCAGCGGGGAGCCCTGTGAGAAGCAAGCCCCGGGCCATGTGGGGAACATGGACACCCTGCCTCCCTTCCAAGGCCCAGGGTGGGGGCTCTCCAGGAGGTCATCAGGCTGAGAAGGACCCCTCTAGCCAGCTGAGCGGTCAGTAGCCtgacagaggaggggctggggagggcatgGGCCAATCCCCTTATCCTGAGAGGCCAGGCTGGATTAACTAGGGGGCTCAGGTGTCTGGAATCTGAAGGTGACTCCGGAGTGGGGGCCACCCCGCAAGGGCCCTTCACAGTGAGTggcctggagaggaaggaaggacataCTTCCTGAGCACCTCCTGCAGTGGCACCAGAGGGGACACTGAGGCTCGGGAAGGGGAGTGGCTGGCTCAGGCAAAGCAGCGGGATGGGAGCCCAGATCCGGGGTCTCTTAGGACTAGGGGTGCCCCAGGCCCTTCTCGCTGGGGGTTGGGCTTGCCGTTGTGCACCCCACCAGGGACACAGTTGGCACACCTTCTCTTGGTTAACCCTTGGGAAGAGACCCTGAAGGGCCCCTCAGCTGGCTCAGAAAGTGGGAATTCCAGACTGTTCCCCCCCAATGGCCAGGGTCCTGGCTCTTCTGAGgcatttaaaatgcagattccagtcCCCAGGCCCAGGTTCCTCAGCAGCAAGTCACAGGCATGCACCTCGGAACCAGGGAGGGAGCCGTTAGCATGGGCCACCAAATCGAGGATCCAGGGGCATTGCCCTAAATATGTGTTTTAAGAGCCCTTTCCCCAGAAAGTCCAAGGGCCCcagtgtctttctcttttttcacatttttattgtgaaatgtaaGGTATACAGAGAAGGTGCACAAAACATAAGTTAGGGATTGGATGGATAAAGTGAGCCCGGGGGTGACCATCGCCCTGCCCTCCCggccctgcccaccctccacGGAGCTCGGCTGCTTCCCCAGCTCACATCCACAGACACCATCCTTCATCTTGCCTGTCTGCGAGCTTTCTACAACCAGGACCACGCATGGTtgtctgtgtctggctttttccAACCACGTCATCACTTTGAGAGACCACCCCTGCTGCGTGTGCCTGGAGCTCGTCCCCTTCCGGGGCTGTGTAACATTCCACCATAGGACTAGACTGCAGTGTGTTCCTGCATGACAGACCATCAAGGGGCTTCCAGCTTGGTTCCAGTTTGCAGGCACCACAAATGACGCTACTGTCAACACTCCTGTTCGTGAGTTCTGGCTGAGTGGCATTTTCATCAGATTGGTCCCCAAAGATGTGATTTccaggggactggccccatggtatagtggttaagtctggcacactccactttggcagcctgggtttgcaggtccggaccccgggtgtggaccaagccatgctgtggcagtgtcccacatgtaaagtgaaggaagactggcacaggggAGGCACAGTGACCTAAGaaatcctcaagcaaaaagaggaagattggcaacagatgttgacccagggccaatctttctcaccaaaagaaaagaagtgactTCCAGGACCCAGCTGAAGCCAAGACCACAGAGATGAGCAGAGGGGGGAGAGGGCTGGTGAGGAGGGGAAAGGTGGCAGAAGAGACAGCATACCTACAGGCTGTGGTCCCTAGTGCTCCCAACACGGCACCCCAGCTCCCCACTGGGGCTGCCTAGAACCACTGGGAAGGCTGTGACTCCCTAACCATCCCCACAAGGAAGGCTCAGTCACTCCTGGTGGGCAGAGGATTTCTCCATCTCTCACCATCCGCTGCTGCTCCTCCAGGCCCACCTCCCAcaccccctgccctctcctccaggctggcccTCCCCGCGGATCAGCTTCCTGGACAGCTCCCGGCTGCTGTCCTCCCCACTGGTGCTGAAACCACCAGGCTGCCTTACCCCGCGGCCTTGGAAGAAGCCGCAGGCACCGTGACCCGGGGAGGAAACGGACTCAAATGGCATGGAATGGGTCTACGAAGCCATCTACACCGAGGCCCTCATCACATGGAAGCAAAAccagaggtccagagagggaaGCAGTTTGCCCAAAGTTGCACAGCTAACAACAATAAATGAACTCACCAGGACAGCGA
This genomic window from Equus przewalskii isolate Varuska chromosome 3, EquPr2, whole genome shotgun sequence contains:
- the LOC103541835 gene encoding thyrotropin-releasing hormone receptor-like produces the protein MEADTSWSSLFSPPPEPGQPPWKTGASWVSLAHGDAVLYRIEYKMVAVFLVLLVCVVGIVGNAMVVLVVLTMRDMPTPTNCYLVSLALADLTVLVAAGLPNVSDSLAGQWVYGHAGCLGITYLQYLGINASSCSILAFTVERYIAICHPMRAQTVCTVARAERIIAAVWGVTSVYCLAWFFLVDLSVSEGRGLECGYKVSRSLYLPIYLLDFAVFFVTPLLAATVLYGLIGRMLLRSSLPHPPHRGGSNTWRGAGTAERQPRGPGGGTGGSCPASRGFPSSRKQVTKMLVVVVLLFAVLWLPYRTLVLLNSFVARPVLDPWVLLFCRTCVYANSAINPVVYSLMSRKFRAAFWRLCRCGAEERQRPSAHLTSTSHSVVRETPQTTQPGRGEAAGPPPPQQEPCFSAV